A portion of the Segatella copri DSM 18205 genome contains these proteins:
- a CDS encoding pectinesterase family protein, translated as MKKLFLSFFIMLTLLPLAAANKYDNPDTIVVSRDGTGEFRTIDEAIEVCRAFMDYSKVIYVKKGVYKEKLILPSWLTNITICGEDRDNTIITWDDHANIKMPVGGLDSEAAVKGKPMGTFRTYTLKVQGSYITIENITIENNAAKLGQAVSLHLEGDHILVLNCRLRGNQDTVYTGIANNRSAFYDCYIEGTTDFIFGPGRAWFENCEIHSKANSYITAASSPAGQEYGYVFNKCKLTAEPGVDKVYLGRPWRPYAATLFMNCEMGSHIRPEGWHNWGKQSNEQTARYSEYNNHGAGAATKARVAWSRQLTKKEAAKVTIKNVFGEEAW; from the coding sequence ATGAAAAAATTATTCTTATCATTTTTTATAATGTTGACCCTGTTGCCTCTGGCAGCAGCCAACAAGTATGACAACCCCGACACGATTGTAGTATCCCGTGATGGTACCGGCGAATTCCGCACCATCGACGAAGCCATCGAAGTATGTCGTGCTTTCATGGATTACAGCAAGGTAATCTACGTAAAGAAAGGCGTGTACAAGGAGAAACTCATCCTCCCTTCATGGCTCACCAACATCACCATCTGTGGTGAAGACCGTGATAACACCATCATCACATGGGACGATCATGCCAACATCAAGATGCCTGTAGGTGGACTCGATTCAGAAGCTGCAGTAAAGGGCAAACCGATGGGCACATTCCGCACTTATACCCTGAAAGTACAGGGCAGTTACATCACCATCGAGAACATCACCATCGAGAACAATGCAGCCAAACTGGGACAAGCAGTCTCCCTGCATCTTGAAGGCGATCATATCCTGGTTCTGAACTGCCGTCTGCGGGGCAATCAGGATACCGTTTATACAGGTATAGCCAACAACCGTTCAGCCTTCTATGATTGCTACATCGAAGGAACCACCGATTTCATCTTTGGTCCGGGAAGAGCATGGTTTGAGAATTGTGAGATTCACAGCAAGGCCAACAGCTACATCACAGCCGCATCCAGTCCTGCCGGTCAGGAATATGGCTATGTATTCAACAAGTGCAAGCTTACCGCCGAGCCAGGTGTAGACAAGGTTTATCTGGGCCGTCCATGGCGCCCTTATGCAGCTACCCTCTTCATGAATTGCGAAATGGGCAGCCACATCCGTCCAGAAGGATGGCACAACTGGGGCAAGCAGAGCAACGAACAGACAGCCCGCTACAGCGAATATAACAACCACGGTGCAGGTGCTGCAACCAAGGCACGCGTAGCCTGGAGCCGCCAGCTCACCAAGAAAGAAGCAGCTAAAGTTACCATCAAGAATGTCTTCGGCGAAGAAGCGTGGTAA
- a CDS encoding MerR family transcriptional regulator, which yields MAIIPDKTTKLYYSIKEVGEMFSLNDSTLRYWEKEFPFLKPKVAGNKVRQYTDKDIEQVRLIYNLIKVKGLKIAAARKYLNQNRTGAEKSSEVLDTLISVRDQLKELKKQLDGLV from the coding sequence ATGGCAATAATTCCAGATAAAACAACGAAATTGTACTATTCAATCAAGGAAGTAGGTGAAATGTTTAGTCTAAACGACTCTACGTTGAGATATTGGGAAAAGGAGTTTCCTTTTCTCAAACCGAAGGTTGCTGGCAATAAAGTGCGTCAGTATACCGATAAGGATATTGAGCAGGTAAGGCTCATCTACAACCTTATCAAGGTGAAGGGATTGAAGATTGCGGCTGCCCGTAAGTATCTGAACCAAAACAGAACGGGTGCCGAGAAATCTTCTGAAGTTCTCGACACCCTTATTTCTGTAAGAGACCAGCTCAAAGAACTCAAAAAGCAGCTCGATGGACTGGTTTAG
- the surE gene encoding 5'/3'-nucleotidase SurE, producing MENKKPLVLISNDDGYHANGIKTLVSFLKDWCDLLVVAPESARSGFACAFSATTPLRLKRRHNMGNDVEVWSCSGTPVDCVKLALDQFLADRKPDLIIGGINHGDNSSVNNHYSGTMGVAKEGCMQHIPSIAFSSCNYDENADLTPLRDGVLKVVKMVLEKGLPEYTCLNVNFPALPPFKGFKGCRMTHGSWINEVDHRTHPHGYDYYWMVGEYRNDEPEATDTDQWAVNHGYIAITPTKIDVTDYDWLKNFEL from the coding sequence ATGGAAAATAAGAAACCGTTAGTATTAATTTCGAATGATGATGGCTATCATGCCAATGGAATCAAGACCCTGGTGAGCTTTCTGAAAGACTGGTGCGACCTGCTGGTTGTAGCACCGGAAAGTGCCCGTTCTGGATTCGCCTGTGCCTTCTCGGCTACTACTCCCTTGCGCCTGAAGCGTCGCCACAATATGGGGAATGATGTGGAGGTTTGGTCATGTAGCGGCACACCGGTTGACTGTGTGAAACTGGCGTTGGATCAGTTTCTTGCTGATCGCAAGCCTGATCTGATTATCGGCGGTATCAATCATGGTGACAATTCGAGCGTGAATAATCATTATTCGGGAACTATGGGTGTAGCTAAGGAGGGCTGTATGCAGCATATTCCAAGCATAGCCTTCAGCAGTTGCAATTATGATGAAAATGCTGATCTCACCCCTTTGCGCGATGGGGTACTGAAGGTTGTGAAGATGGTGCTGGAGAAGGGATTGCCAGAATATACCTGTCTGAATGTCAACTTCCCGGCTTTGCCTCCGTTCAAGGGTTTCAAGGGTTGCCGGATGACTCATGGCTCCTGGATCAATGAGGTGGATCATCGCACTCATCCGCATGGATATGATTATTATTGGATGGTGGGTGAATACCGTAATGACGAACCGGAGGCAACGGATACCGACCAGTGGGCTGTGAATCATGGTTACATCGCTATTACCCCAACTAAGATTGATGTAACGGATTATGATTGGTTAAAGAATTTTGAATTATGA
- a CDS encoding ParA family protein: MGIIIALANQKGGVGKTTTTINLAASLATLEKTVLVVDADPQANASSGLGVDISEVDCSLYECIINHADVCDAIYTTDIDGLDIIPSHIDLVGAEIEMLNLKNREKVIKTLLQPIRDEYDYILIDCSPSLGLITVNSLTAADSVIIPVQCEYFALEGISKLLNTIKIIKSKLNPKLEIEGFLLTMYDSRLRLANQIYDEVKRHFQELVFKTVIQRNVKLSESPSHGLPVILYDAESNGAKNHLALAKEIINKNS, encoded by the coding sequence ATGGGAATAATCATCGCATTAGCTAACCAAAAAGGCGGTGTAGGAAAGACTACTACCACCATTAACTTGGCAGCATCGCTTGCCACGCTAGAGAAAACGGTACTCGTAGTGGACGCCGACCCACAGGCAAACGCTTCCAGTGGATTGGGCGTGGATATCAGCGAGGTAGACTGCTCGCTCTACGAATGCATCATCAACCATGCAGACGTGTGCGATGCCATCTACACCACCGACATTGATGGACTCGACATCATACCTAGTCATATCGACCTGGTAGGTGCCGAGATAGAGATGCTGAATCTAAAAAATCGCGAAAAGGTGATTAAGACTTTACTGCAGCCTATCCGTGACGAATACGACTACATCCTGATAGACTGTTCGCCTTCGCTCGGCCTCATCACCGTCAATTCGTTGACAGCAGCCGACAGTGTCATCATCCCAGTTCAATGTGAATATTTCGCTCTTGAAGGTATCAGCAAATTGCTCAATACCATCAAGATCATCAAGAGTAAGCTGAATCCGAAACTCGAGATAGAAGGTTTCCTGCTCACCATGTATGATAGTCGTCTACGCCTTGCCAACCAGATATACGACGAGGTGAAACGCCACTTCCAGGAATTGGTGTTCAAGACCGTTATCCAGCGCAACGTGAAGCTGAGCGAGAGTCCGAGCCATGGTCTCCCAGTTATCCTTTACGATGCAGAAAGCAATGGAGCCAAGAACCATCTGGCCTTGGCAAAGGAGATTATCAACAAGAATAGTTAA
- a CDS encoding DUF5683 domain-containing protein: MGAQAQKSKQKKQVTDVPTIASADSAKIAIDSMLTAQDSSKLASLTQPAKPVRKKRNWATWRPDTKRAMWLALVLPGAGQIYNRKYWKLPFIYGGFVGCTYAITWNNQMYHDYSQAYMDIMDDDPNTQSYNQFLHLGAQINESNIERYKEIFRKRKDKYRRWRDLGTFVMIGIYAFSVIDAYVDASLSEFDISDDLSLRIEPTMLNNGNKTANPLRSGNLGVSCSLTF; the protein is encoded by the coding sequence ATGGGCGCACAGGCACAGAAGTCGAAACAAAAAAAACAAGTGACCGATGTGCCAACCATTGCATCAGCCGACTCGGCAAAAATAGCCATAGACTCGATGCTTACCGCACAAGACAGCAGCAAACTGGCAAGCCTCACCCAACCAGCAAAGCCTGTACGCAAAAAGCGCAACTGGGCAACCTGGCGACCTGATACCAAGCGTGCCATGTGGTTGGCACTTGTATTACCTGGTGCCGGACAGATATACAATCGCAAATATTGGAAACTGCCCTTCATCTATGGCGGTTTCGTAGGCTGTACATACGCCATCACCTGGAACAACCAGATGTATCACGACTATTCGCAAGCCTACATGGATATTATGGACGATGACCCAAACACCCAGAGCTACAATCAATTTCTGCACTTGGGTGCCCAGATCAACGAATCGAACATAGAACGCTATAAGGAAATCTTCCGCAAGCGAAAAGATAAATATCGCCGTTGGAGAGACTTGGGAACCTTCGTCATGATAGGCATCTATGCCTTCTCAGTGATTGATGCCTACGTAGATGCATCGCTCTCGGAATTTGACATCTCCGATGATCTCTCGCTCAGAATAGAGCCTACCATGCTGAATAACGGCAACAAGACTGCCAATCCGCTGCGGTCTGGAAACCTCGGCGTAAGCTGCTCACTCACATTTTAA
- a CDS encoding lytic transglycosylase domain-containing protein: MKKILVMAAAMLFSLQGIHAQTDVKEETDNDDIITVTDKDGKQEEIEVPEGLEDNLDSLLHLYNAQTYMMADTTCKYRDVNPVFEKEVYIDRLKRMPTIIEMPYNEVVQKFIDRYSGKLRRSVSFILGASNFYMPIFEEALEAYNLPLELKYLPVIESALNPKAVSRVGATGLWQFMLPTGKRYGLEVNSLIDERRDPVKASYAAAHYLSDLYKIFDDWSLVIAAYNCGPTNVNKAIHRAKGNADYWNIYPYLPKETRGYVPAFIAANYIMNYYCDHNICPMVSELPVKTDTIVVSKDIHLEQISKVLNINIEHLRNLNPQYRHDIINGLNHPMVLRLPSTLIGSFIDQQDSICAYRADELFLKRATVDINDAQPTYSRPRSSYSRHSASSRSKKSSKRDRNRKQGSKSVTIKNGDTLSEIAARHGTTVKKLRKLNGIKGSSIRAGKKIKVK, encoded by the coding sequence ATGAAGAAAATACTAGTCATGGCAGCAGCGATGCTGTTCAGCTTACAAGGCATTCATGCCCAAACCGACGTTAAAGAAGAAACAGATAACGATGATATCATCACCGTTACCGACAAAGACGGAAAGCAGGAGGAAATCGAAGTACCAGAGGGATTGGAAGATAACCTCGACAGCCTGCTCCACCTTTACAATGCACAGACTTACATGATGGCAGATACAACCTGCAAATACCGCGATGTAAACCCTGTCTTCGAGAAGGAAGTGTATATCGACCGTCTGAAGAGAATGCCTACCATCATCGAAATGCCATACAATGAGGTAGTACAGAAATTCATAGACCGTTACAGCGGAAAACTACGCCGTTCAGTAAGTTTTATATTGGGAGCAAGTAACTTCTACATGCCTATTTTCGAAGAGGCATTAGAGGCTTACAACCTGCCACTGGAATTGAAATATCTGCCAGTTATTGAATCGGCACTCAACCCTAAAGCTGTATCACGCGTTGGTGCCACAGGTTTATGGCAGTTTATGCTGCCTACCGGCAAGCGATATGGACTGGAAGTAAACTCACTCATCGATGAACGCCGCGACCCGGTAAAAGCATCCTATGCAGCCGCTCACTATCTGAGCGACCTGTACAAGATATTCGACGATTGGAGCCTCGTGATTGCAGCTTACAACTGCGGTCCAACCAATGTCAACAAGGCCATCCATCGTGCAAAAGGCAACGCCGACTACTGGAACATCTATCCATATCTGCCAAAGGAAACACGTGGATATGTACCAGCTTTCATCGCTGCCAACTACATCATGAACTACTACTGCGATCATAACATCTGCCCTATGGTAAGCGAACTGCCAGTAAAGACAGACACTATCGTAGTATCAAAAGATATCCACCTGGAGCAGATTTCCAAAGTGCTGAACATCAACATCGAGCACCTGCGCAATCTGAATCCACAGTATCGTCATGATATCATCAACGGATTGAACCATCCGATGGTATTGCGTCTTCCATCTACCCTCATCGGTAGTTTCATCGACCAGCAGGACAGCATCTGTGCTTACAGAGCCGATGAACTCTTCCTGAAGCGCGCTACCGTAGATATCAACGATGCACAGCCTACCTATAGCCGCCCACGAAGCAGCTACAGTCGCCACAGCGCTTCTTCACGCAGCAAGAAGAGCAGCAAGCGAGACAGAAACAGAAAACAAGGCAGCAAGAGTGTTACCATCAAGAATGGTGATACCCTTTCTGAAATAGCAGCACGCCACGGAACAACCGTTAAGAAACTGCGCAAACTGAACGGCATCAAGGGTAGCAGTATCCGTGCCGGAAAGAAAATCAAAGTGAAATAA
- a CDS encoding RelA/SpoT family protein — MDDQNLKDLEREQADNQLIGDAFQHLLDTYLSSRHRKKVDIVTKAFNFARQAHKGVRRLSGEPYIMHPIAVAQIACEEMGLGSTSICAALLHDVVEDTDYTVEDISNIFGAKVAQIVDGLTKISGGIFGDKASAQAENFKKLLLTMSDDIRVILIKICDRLHNMRTLESQPANKQYKIAGETLYIYAPLANRLGLNKIKTELENLSFRYDHPQEYANIEHKLADTESQRDTLFESFTAPIREELDKLGVEYKIKARVKSPYSIWNKMQNKHVTFDEIYDILAVRIIFTPKVRANEVNECFNIYVAISKIYKSHPDRLRDWLNHPKANGYQALHVTLMSKQGRWIEVQIRSDRMDEVAEKGFAAHWKYKEGNEGEYTEDENELNDWLSTIKEILDDPQPDAMDFLDAIKLNLYASEIFVFTPKGEIKTMPAGCTALDFAFQIHTFLGSHCIGAKVNHKLVPLSHKLQSGDQVEILTSKSQHVQEEWVNFVSSAKAKSKILAILRRDSREVQKKGENILTEWLKKNSIEMSASVVDRLCDFHNIQKPETLFQSLGDHQIILGDKDFDELQGKPKKQQTSSWRNYIPFLGKSKEKAQEKGIVKPQDLFVVGKDFNKKKPLILTEENINQFIFPSCCHAIPGDDVMGFIDNKNRIEIHKRSCSIAAKLKSSFGNRIVDAKWDMHKQILFDATIEIKGIDRKGMLLDVSKVISDQLGINIHKVTISSDNGIFDGTIELRVHDREEVKTIMNQLRNIDDLQEVQRIL; from the coding sequence ATGGATGACCAGAACTTGAAAGACCTCGAAAGAGAGCAGGCTGATAACCAGTTGATTGGCGATGCCTTTCAACACCTGCTTGACACCTACCTGAGTTCACGACACCGCAAGAAGGTAGATATAGTGACCAAGGCATTCAACTTCGCCAGACAGGCGCACAAAGGTGTGCGCCGCCTCTCGGGCGAACCATATATCATGCACCCTATCGCCGTGGCTCAGATAGCCTGCGAGGAGATGGGGCTCGGCTCAACGAGCATCTGTGCCGCACTGCTTCATGATGTGGTAGAAGATACCGACTACACCGTAGAAGATATCTCAAACATCTTTGGAGCTAAAGTGGCACAAATCGTTGATGGACTCACCAAAATCAGTGGTGGAATCTTCGGCGATAAGGCATCAGCACAGGCAGAAAACTTCAAAAAACTGTTGCTCACTATGAGCGATGACATCCGTGTTATCCTTATCAAGATTTGCGACCGCCTGCACAACATGCGCACGCTGGAATCGCAACCGGCCAACAAACAATACAAGATTGCGGGCGAAACCTTGTATATTTATGCACCTCTCGCCAACCGATTGGGCTTGAACAAAATCAAGACCGAACTCGAAAACCTCAGCTTCCGCTACGACCATCCACAGGAGTATGCCAACATAGAGCATAAGCTTGCCGATACCGAATCGCAGCGCGATACCCTCTTCGAGAGTTTTACTGCACCTATCCGCGAAGAACTCGACAAGTTAGGCGTAGAATACAAAATCAAAGCACGTGTGAAGAGCCCTTATTCTATTTGGAACAAGATGCAGAACAAGCACGTTACCTTCGATGAGATTTACGACATTCTTGCTGTGCGCATCATCTTTACGCCAAAGGTGAGAGCAAACGAAGTAAACGAATGTTTCAATATCTACGTAGCCATCAGCAAAATCTACAAGAGCCATCCAGACCGTCTGCGCGACTGGTTGAACCATCCGAAAGCAAATGGTTATCAGGCACTCCACGTTACCCTGATGAGTAAGCAGGGAAGATGGATAGAAGTGCAGATCCGTTCCGACCGTATGGACGAGGTAGCAGAAAAGGGGTTTGCTGCCCACTGGAAATACAAAGAAGGAAACGAAGGTGAATATACAGAAGATGAGAACGAACTGAACGACTGGCTCAGCACCATCAAGGAGATTCTGGACGATCCGCAGCCGGATGCCATGGACTTCCTCGATGCCATCAAGCTGAACCTCTATGCTTCAGAAATCTTCGTCTTCACACCAAAGGGAGAAATCAAGACGATGCCGGCAGGCTGTACTGCCCTCGACTTCGCCTTCCAGATTCATACCTTCCTGGGCAGCCACTGTATCGGAGCCAAGGTAAACCATAAGCTGGTTCCGCTGAGCCATAAGCTGCAAAGTGGCGACCAGGTTGAGATTCTTACTTCCAAGAGCCAGCATGTACAGGAAGAATGGGTAAACTTCGTCAGTTCGGCCAAGGCAAAGAGCAAGATTCTTGCCATCCTGCGCCGCGATTCACGAGAGGTTCAGAAGAAGGGAGAAAACATACTCACCGAATGGCTCAAGAAGAACAGCATCGAGATGAGTGCATCGGTGGTAGACCGCCTATGCGATTTTCATAATATCCAGAAGCCTGAAACCCTCTTCCAGTCATTGGGAGACCATCAGATTATCCTAGGCGATAAAGACTTCGATGAGTTGCAGGGCAAGCCTAAAAAACAGCAGACCAGCAGCTGGCGCAATTATATCCCATTCCTGGGCAAGAGTAAGGAGAAGGCTCAAGAAAAAGGCATCGTGAAGCCTCAGGATCTTTTCGTGGTGGGCAAAGACTTCAACAAGAAGAAGCCACTCATCCTGACCGAGGAGAACATCAACCAGTTTATCTTCCCTAGCTGCTGCCATGCGATTCCTGGCGATGACGTTATGGGCTTTATCGACAACAAGAACCGCATCGAAATCCATAAGCGCTCTTGCAGCATAGCAGCCAAACTGAAGTCCAGTTTCGGCAACCGCATCGTAGATGCCAAATGGGATATGCACAAGCAGATACTCTTCGATGCTACCATCGAAATCAAGGGTATCGACCGTAAGGGCATGCTGCTGGATGTAAGTAAGGTGATTAGCGACCAGTTGGGTATCAATATCCATAAGGTAACTATCAGTAGCGACAACGGCATCTTCGACGGTACCATCGAACTCCGTGTTCACGACCGCGAAGAAGTTAAGACCATTATGAACCAACTCCGAAATATTGATGATCTGCAAGAAGTACAGAGAATCCTGTAA
- a CDS encoding phosphatidate cytidylyltransferase, whose protein sequence is MTDKQKNLVIRSITGVFFVVCMVSCFLNPRAMVILFALITGLSIWEYCGLVNQKENVTVNRFICTVAGVYFFLAVAGFRMGIVGNFVVFVPYLLTILYLFISELYTGNKDAINDWAYTMLSQLYIALPFSMINVLSFETSAFDGQIHYDMLLPLSIFIFLWTNDTGAYCSGSLFGKHKLFPRISPAKSWEGSIGGGIFVLIAAGIIGYIANDGEAHRLSILGWEGLGLVVVFFGTWGDLVESLFKRTLGVKDSGNILPGHGGMLDRFDSSLMAIPAAVIYLYTIQLFG, encoded by the coding sequence ATGACTGACAAACAGAAAAATCTAGTGATAAGATCCATCACAGGCGTATTTTTCGTGGTGTGCATGGTATCTTGCTTTCTCAATCCCAGGGCAATGGTTATCCTGTTCGCCCTCATTACAGGATTGAGCATCTGGGAGTATTGCGGATTAGTTAACCAGAAGGAGAATGTTACGGTAAACCGTTTCATCTGCACCGTGGCGGGTGTTTACTTCTTCCTTGCCGTGGCTGGTTTCCGCATGGGCATTGTGGGCAATTTCGTGGTTTTCGTACCTTATCTGCTCACCATCCTCTATCTCTTCATCAGCGAACTGTATACAGGCAACAAGGATGCCATCAACGATTGGGCTTACACTATGCTCTCTCAGTTGTACATCGCCTTGCCTTTCTCGATGATCAATGTATTGAGTTTCGAGACATCAGCTTTCGATGGTCAGATACATTACGACATGCTGCTGCCTTTGAGCATTTTCATTTTCCTCTGGACCAATGATACCGGTGCCTATTGCAGCGGTTCGCTTTTCGGCAAGCATAAGCTCTTTCCACGCATCAGTCCAGCCAAGAGTTGGGAAGGCAGCATAGGCGGAGGCATATTCGTACTGATAGCAGCAGGTATCATCGGCTATATCGCCAACGATGGCGAAGCCCACCGTCTCAGCATTCTCGGTTGGGAAGGTTTAGGTCTGGTTGTGGTATTCTTCGGCACATGGGGCGATTTGGTAGAAAGCCTCTTCAAGCGTACCCTCGGCGTAAAGGATAGCGGCAACATCTTGCCAGGACATGGAGGCATGCTCGACCGCTTCGACTCTTCGCTCATGGCGATACCGGCAGCAGTAATCTACCTATACACCATCCAGTTGTTTGGATAA
- a CDS encoding ParB/RepB/Spo0J family partition protein, with product MAVHKKYNNGTKSNALGRGLDALISTEGVRTQGSSTINEISLDQIEANPNQPRREFDDEALHELAESIKAIGIIQPITLRQVSENRFQIIAGERRWRASQLAGLTAIPAYIRTISDENVMEMALVENIQRQDLNAIEIALAYEHLLENEGMTQEKISERVGKSRAAIANYLRLLKLPAQVQMALQKKEIDMGHCRALLALDSPSLQIKLFKEIQKNGYSVRKVEEMVQRLKSGEDIESGKKTITAKAQMPEEFTQLKNRLSQFLNTKVQFTCSAKGKGKISIPFANEEELEHIMNVFDQLKQE from the coding sequence ATGGCAGTACACAAGAAATACAACAACGGTACAAAGAGCAACGCTTTAGGACGCGGACTCGATGCCCTCATTTCTACCGAGGGAGTGCGCACCCAGGGCAGCAGTACCATCAATGAAATTTCTCTCGACCAGATTGAGGCGAATCCCAATCAGCCACGCCGAGAGTTTGACGACGAAGCCCTACATGAGCTCGCCGAAAGCATCAAGGCCATAGGCATCATCCAGCCTATCACCTTAAGACAGGTTTCAGAAAACAGATTCCAGATTATCGCCGGTGAACGCCGCTGGCGCGCTTCACAACTTGCGGGGCTGACAGCTATCCCTGCATACATCCGCACCATCAGCGATGAGAACGTAATGGAAATGGCGCTCGTAGAAAATATCCAGCGCCAAGACCTCAACGCCATAGAAATAGCACTCGCCTACGAACACCTTCTGGAAAACGAGGGTATGACACAGGAGAAAATTTCAGAACGTGTGGGCAAGAGCCGTGCAGCTATCGCCAACTATCTGCGACTGCTCAAACTTCCTGCCCAGGTGCAGATGGCACTACAGAAGAAAGAAATCGACATGGGTCATTGCCGTGCCCTACTGGCCCTCGACTCACCTTCGCTGCAAATCAAGTTGTTCAAGGAGATACAGAAGAACGGCTACTCAGTAAGAAAGGTTGAAGAGATGGTACAGCGACTCAAGAGCGGAGAAGACATCGAGAGCGGTAAGAAAACCATCACGGCTAAGGCTCAGATGCCTGAGGAATTTACACAACTCAAAAACCGCCTGTCACAGTTTCTCAATACCAAAGTGCAGTTCACCTGCTCTGCTAAAGGCAAGGGAAAAATCAGCATTCCATTCGCCAACGAAGAGGAGCTGGAGCACATCATGAATGTTTTCGATCAGTTAAAGCAAGAATAA